The following are encoded in a window of Rubellicoccus peritrichatus genomic DNA:
- a CDS encoding alpha/beta hydrolase has protein sequence MGFLFKVIASPLIALALLLSGCGSFQSTPEQITAVFASEGLETPAIADIQRPNGNLRFADTAPADNTKPLVIFIHGAPGSWDAFTDFMADKTLREHVRMVSVDRPGYGGSNPGTPMPSLQEQATFLSPTLDIARPNGTILVGHSLGGPVAVQMAMDKPDKVRGLILVAPSIDPQLERTKWYQYPADWLLFRWMVPEALDVTNQEILPLKGELEKQTPRWSEIIIPVIVIQGEKDTLVPPANAQYAQKMLTNTSADIRLHPELNHFIPWSAPELIKEAILDLAEREH, from the coding sequence ATGGGCTTTTTGTTCAAAGTCATTGCCTCCCCTCTGATTGCCCTGGCTCTCTTGTTATCCGGCTGCGGCTCTTTCCAATCGACGCCCGAGCAAATCACTGCCGTTTTCGCCAGTGAGGGACTTGAAACTCCGGCTATAGCAGACATCCAACGCCCAAACGGCAACCTACGCTTTGCCGACACGGCACCAGCTGACAACACAAAGCCACTGGTTATCTTCATCCATGGCGCACCTGGATCATGGGATGCTTTTACCGACTTCATGGCAGACAAGACATTGCGGGAACACGTTCGTATGGTCTCCGTGGATCGGCCGGGTTATGGTGGGAGCAATCCGGGAACTCCCATGCCCAGCCTTCAAGAGCAAGCCACCTTTCTCTCCCCAACACTTGATATTGCCCGCCCAAATGGCACAATTCTTGTCGGCCATTCACTCGGCGGGCCCGTCGCAGTTCAAATGGCAATGGACAAGCCGGATAAAGTGCGCGGTCTCATTCTGGTTGCCCCATCGATTGACCCGCAACTCGAGAGAACCAAATGGTATCAATACCCGGCGGACTGGCTGCTCTTCCGCTGGATGGTCCCGGAAGCACTCGATGTGACCAATCAGGAAATCCTTCCACTGAAAGGAGAATTGGAAAAGCAGACACCACGTTGGTCAGAAATAATAATCCCCGTCATCGTGATTCAGGGCGAGAAAGATACCCTCGTTCCACCTGCCAATGCCCAATACGCACAAAAGATGCTGACGAACACATCTGCCGATATTCGGCTCCACCCCGAACTCAACCACTTCATTCCCTGGTCAGCCCCCGAACTGATTAAAGAAGCGATTTTGGATTTAGCGGAACGAGAGCACTGA
- a CDS encoding right-handed parallel beta-helix repeat-containing protein, whose product MDSHDNLLTKFGAKGDGETDDTVAFQKAVDALAEKGGGTLCVPDGHYLISHLKMKPFVGLYAHPTWGYRGNSHGATLIEACDPNVNCLIDITGAIGSTIDGLVLLGNRIGKGMHGILNDKSDIGEQEDTQRIERTKVHGFTGCGVKLEKVWCFTIRHNMLSHNVEDGLCQNGWDGFVLDNWLSGNGRAGYGGWECNASVTMTGNRIEWNGAGGIVLRYAYDYNITGNFIDRSFGPAIDIRPQIRDGERNPCHDMTITGNIFRRSGKTAKERLSNTHVYLEGASGIVMVGNQMAAGQDDLGKGRFTPDSCIIYKSLTDCIIKDNVMGKGAMKELNIDLGEHGENLLFKDNIGSILQTTTN is encoded by the coding sequence ATGGACTCTCACGACAACCTTTTGACTAAATTTGGAGCCAAAGGAGATGGCGAAACTGATGATACCGTTGCTTTCCAGAAGGCAGTGGATGCATTGGCTGAAAAAGGAGGTGGAACGCTCTGCGTGCCAGATGGGCACTATCTAATTAGCCATCTAAAAATGAAACCTTTCGTTGGGCTCTATGCTCACCCCACTTGGGGCTATCGTGGTAACTCCCATGGTGCGACGCTCATCGAGGCATGTGACCCCAACGTAAATTGCCTCATCGACATAACCGGCGCTATTGGCTCAACCATCGATGGATTAGTGCTGCTAGGTAACCGCATCGGCAAAGGCATGCATGGCATCCTCAACGACAAGTCGGATATTGGAGAACAGGAAGATACGCAACGTATCGAACGAACCAAAGTGCATGGCTTTACTGGCTGCGGAGTAAAACTTGAAAAGGTATGGTGCTTCACCATTCGTCACAATATGTTGAGCCACAATGTCGAAGACGGGCTCTGCCAGAATGGATGGGATGGGTTCGTGCTCGACAACTGGCTTTCTGGCAATGGACGTGCAGGCTACGGCGGCTGGGAATGCAATGCCTCAGTTACCATGACGGGTAATCGCATCGAATGGAATGGTGCTGGTGGCATCGTCTTGCGCTACGCTTACGACTACAATATCACGGGCAACTTCATTGACCGTTCCTTCGGTCCTGCCATCGACATTCGCCCACAAATACGTGATGGAGAAAGAAATCCCTGTCATGATATGACAATTACGGGAAACATCTTTCGCCGCAGTGGAAAAACCGCCAAAGAACGTCTATCCAATACACACGTCTACCTCGAAGGTGCCAGCGGTATCGTGATGGTTGGCAATCAAATGGCGGCTGGACAGGATGATCTCGGCAAAGGGCGTTTCACTCCGGACTCCTGCATTATTTATAAAAGCCTAACCGACTGCATCATAAAGGACAACGTGATGGGTAAAGGTGCCATGAAGGAGCTCAACATCGACCTCGGCGAACACGGCGAAAACTTACTCTTTAAGGACAACATTGGGAGTATCCTTCAAACCACTACGAATTGA